The DNA segment GAGGTCATTGGGACCAAATGCAGTTAGCCTCCAGGGATCCCAGCTTGTTTCCAATCTGCATGTCCAAAACAAGTACACCACACCTCCAAGTCACTGCAATGACATTTACTTTATTCTTCCTTCCAGGGCCAGGAAACCTCCAATGTCAGCGCCTTTGCCCTTCCCTCCAGCTAACCTAACACCTTGTGTGCAGTTTCTGTAGGGTAATGAAACTTTCTCAAGATTCAGCCACAGGGCATACCCCAAAGCTTATTCCTTTTGTCTTGATATTAGATTTTAATGGCTTAGGATGCCCCTTCTTTTGTTACCTGttgagactttaaaacaaaaggaagctGAAAGACTGATGTATCTGGAAGGTATGTCACAGTGACTAGTCTGTCAGTTAAATCATGGGCTGTCTGCCACCGGCTGTAGAGAGTTGAGATTTGGGGCCAGGGCTGTGTGTGTCCTGGTGTTGCTGGGTCATGCAAATGAATGTTTAGGGCATTGACTGTGCATCATGAGTCTTGCTTCTCTGTTCCCCAGCTGTCCTTCCCTGGAAGGCCCTGCCCCAGCTTGTCACCTTGAGGAAAGCCCTCTGTATGTCCTTGTTCCGGAGGCTGTAGATGATGGGGTTGAGGAAAGCAGAGATAACATTGTAGAACAGGGCCAACTTCTTGTCCTCTTCCAGGAAAGCCTCAGAGCCAGGCTTCATGTACATGACCATGGCTGGCACACAGAACATAGTGACCACAGTGATGTGGGAGGCACAAGTGGAGAAGGCCTTCAGTCGCCCCTGGGCTGAACGGATCCTCAAGATGGCAATGAAGATGTTGACATAAATGACAAGAATGAGGGAGAGTGGGACCAGGATGACAGTAAAGCCAAGAATGAAGTCTACTCGGTCATTGACTGAGGTATCTGCACAAGCCAGCTTTAAGACTGCAGGAACTTCACAGAAGAAGTGGTTGATCTTGTTGGAGCCACAGTATGGCAGATGCATGGCAAAAACAGTGTAGACAAGAGCAGAAATGACACCCCAGAGTCCACAGAAAATGACCATTACTCCACATAACCATGGGCTCATGATGACCTTGTACCTGAGTGGGTGGCAAATGGCCACGTACCTGTCTATAGACATGATGGCAAAGAGCCACGACTCCATGATGCCTAGCACCAAGAAAATGTACATTTgggccacacagctggcaaaAGAGATGGTCTTCTTCTGGCTGGCTAGATGTGCCAACATCTGAGGCACAGTTGTAGTGGTATAGCCCACATCCAATATGGAAAGGATGCCAATAAAGAAGTACATGGGTGTGTGGAGGTGTGAATCCAGGCAGATGAGGATGGTGATTAAGCCATTTCCCAGAATAATCAGCAGGTAGGTGATCAGGAAGGCTGAGAAGAGCAGAGGAGTGGTGCTGGGGTTGAAGGAGAAGCCCAGAAGGATGAATTCAGCCACAAAGGACTGGTTAGTCTCCTGCATCATGTTCTActtctaaatgaaaaagaaaggaaccaaTTCAGACAGAGAACTAGCTAAGCTATGCACCAAGGTGAGAGTTACTGATGGGGTTGTGGTAGTAGTGGTCAGTGTCCAGTTATGATTAGACACAATGACTGTCTATTTTACGTGCTCTTGGGCCACTGCCACTACTCTCAGGAGAtctatgaagaagaaaatgtccTATTGaagacattaatttattttccactttaatTTTACCTTCAGTCTGGCCTGAGCTGGGCCATCTCTCTGACTACCCACTGGCCCCTTCCCAGGCCATGGTATGTTAGAAGGCTCACTGAGTTCTAAGTCCTGGCTCTATAGTTGACTGAGTGAATGGCATTGAGCAAGTCCTTTACCCCACACCCTTGCCCCCTTGAGACTACTTCCTCAAGTACAAAATTAGAGAGTAGTTGTCTCCTTGCTACAAGTTTGCTGCAAGAATATGATATCCATGATATATGATACCAAGGAGTGATATTTTGTCATGAAAAGCACCACACAAAAGGCCTACCATGGGGTAGGTGCATGGTGAATGTTAACTGCATCCCTGGATGGTTCTCCACACACAGGACTGAGATTCAGGTTGGAGCTATGCAAGCAAATTTCCTGAGAAGTACCCCACCATCATTGAAGCCTACAGTCAATTTTCACTGTCCCAGACGCCTACCTTCTGTCACTTCTCCCCACAACAGCCagtatctcattctttcttttagctTCTTACTCACTCTCAGCTCTTTCTCAacttaacttccctgagcctcagcttcttcacgGAGAACAGGGAAAGGACAGCCTCACCAAAGTGATGTCATGTGCATCATTGGTTCTTAGGAACAGGAATAATCTTCATGGTGTCAGTGTTTCCCTTTCCTGGCACCAATTTATCCAACCAACCCTACTTGTTCTCTaatcttcttcttctcctttggaGCACCATGAATCAGTCTGTACAAGAGCCTGGTATACATTCAATACATCAGATGGTTTCTTGACTTTGACCAAAGGACCGCACACACTTTGGACCTCCTATATGCTAAGCACTTTTCCAGAGTCTTCACAGACATTATTCAATAGCTGTCAGATAGCTGGAAAAtgcctatttttattaaatttctacCTTTCATGAAAGAGTCTTTGTAAGTCACATTCTTTCCCCAGGGAAAAAAGGAATAAGGTAGAGACAGTGGGCTCTGCTTGAATCTTAGCTCTGGCTTTACTTGCTATGTGACATTGGGCTGCTAGTTTGtttcctaagcctcagtttcctcacctgtaaaacaggaaaaaaatacctaTCTTGTAAGCCAAATTCTTCCTGAGAGGAAGTTTCCTAAGGACCCAAGATGGGAATATTCTACCTTGGGACCAATAGTGGGAAAATGTGCTGCCAtttctacttctaattttttacACACAGTTGATGAATGGACCGACTCTTTAATAGTCTTATGTTAAAGAGTGTTTAATCTGGTTGATCCATGCAGGGAGGCTGAGGGCAACTGGAATGAGCTGTCTATAAACCAGCAAAGTGTGCCCAAGGATACTGTCCCATAACCAGGATCTTGGGTCAGAAATGCAGGCTCCCTGAACCCCTGGTTCCCCATCATTCTTCCCCTGACTGTCTTGAgggcaaaacatttttttcctgggAAGAAAAATTGCCTGACTCTCAGTGATTATAACCAGAAGCCCCATGTGAGGAAGAACAAAGGTAGACATTATTATCTATCATGATGAGCCTGAGCCTGGCCTCTGTTCCACTATTTGGGTCAAAAATATAGAATTTGGATTTTGAGCTGTAGCTTACAATATATCTTGACATTCACTCCCTCTTTGAGCCTCACGATGACTCTGTGAGATGTATAGGATAGACATCATTAtctccacttcacagatgagaaactgaggctcagagagggaataTATGGGGAAAATGGAGTATCACTCATTCCTATGAGGTTTGGATACCTCATATGTGTTTCCTATGTGTAGGAAAACAGGTTTCTTATGTGTAGCAAAACCATAGCTAATCAGAAGCAAACTAATCTGAGTCCTCAATTTActcaaatgttttctgtttttgattctTAGGgggaaaggcaaaacaaaaggCAGAGAATCTTGTGCTGGGCTTAATTTAATGTTTTGATGTATGGGTATagatgtgtgcatgcatgagtgtgtacacacacacacacacacacacacacacacagtgatggCATTTTTAAGGTGAACGAAGTCATGCCAGTCAGAAACCTCGGGAAATCTCCTCAGCTCCCTTGCCATCCCCCTACATCCTTTCTGATTCCAGGTTCTATTGTTGTCACCTCCAAGATGCTTCTCACATCTACCCAACCCTCTCCTACCCCATTGCCACTGTCTGGTTCAGACACTGGCACCTGTCTCTCACCTGATTTCATCTCTGTCCTCCAGCTGGGTACTTGCCCAGCCCATACCCTACACTAGCCCTCAGAGCATTCTTCCTAAAACAAAACTCTGACTCGGCCACTTCTTCCATCCTTCAGTGGCTCCTTTGTCTACTGGGAAAAGTCTAAGATAGTTAGACAAATACCCTGGCTTCACTCCTCAAAGTCAGACTTTGTTTTGATCACCAGGCTCCAAGGCAGTTGCTGGGCTGACACTTTGAAGGGCTCTTTGGCCACTGCAGGGGTTGACACAGAAAGCATCCCCGTGACCCAAGATGCCATGTGCAGAGAGAAGACCTAGGAAGGAGATAAATCGCAGGTCATAGTAGGAGCTTGTCACAGAGTAACTCCTGGAACCCAGCAGGTCACCTTGGACTCTATGCTAGTTCAACGTGAGCCGAAGCAAACTGGGAAATTCTGCAGGTCAGACACAGCCCCATGAGCAGCTCAGCCTCAATGCACAATGTTCCGGTTTTCTGCTGTAATCTCATTACTTAATATTGAGCCCAGCATAGTAAGACCTAATAATTGCTTGCTGAATGATCTACAGACCGAGAGACCTtgggaagcagaaaaataaagaagagaagaagagattaCAGGCATTGCCTCTCTCCCTAcacttttctttccagtttatcaGAGATCTGAAGAAAATTACCTGTGTCCGGAGTTCATGAATCTCCTTGGGAAAAATCAGGGCACAAGTTGGTTGAGGGAAAAAGATTGGGAAAGCTTGTACCAAATGTTATGAACCTCTATTGTTTCTCTCAACTCTtatcttaataaataataaaaaccataatattattttaaataatataatttaataactaatgtaataactaataatatatattatgtcatatatgtatatatgtacaaaactatgtaataatgaataataatttaatataataaaatattagtgtTGTTATTGTTTGAGCAACTCACTGTGTGCCAAACGCTGTAATACATGTTTTACATGCATTGTAGCTGGGGTGATAGCTGaaagatttaataataaatattggcaCCCTCTGATCAGAACAGACACCTGCCGTAGGAAACAGGAAAAGCCACCCTGTGAGTGGGTGCTATtgctgtgcccattttacaggtgaggagagTAGAGACacaacttgcccagagtcacagctTTGGCCGACTCCAGAGCCTGGGTTCATAACTTGGGCTCATAACTGCCTCTGTGAGCATTTCTGGCAAGAATGTAGTTGGACTGACCCACCTGGAAACAGattctcctgttttctcctcacCAATTATTTTCTCACTTGCTTTCTCATTTCCTGCCTCCTCCATGGTGGAAGCTGAAAGGAAAGGGGACAGGAAGAGCAGAAACCATGGCCAGAAAGCAGGGTGAGTGAAGCTGGGGCAGACAGCCCTTGAGGGCAAGCAGATGCAGGGAGGCAACAATGCCAGCCATGCTCCTAAAGATGTTGCTGCCTGCTCCGCTCACAGTGACACAGCCATATAGTGACCCTGCCTGAGCCCATGCAtcccctctgctctccttcccaTGGTCTCTGTCCTCCCAACGAGCTTTAGAAGGAGAATGAGCACCCTGATGAGAGGTCAGCAGACAGGCAGGTGATGCCAGAGCTGGCCCTTCCCCACATGTCCTCCTTCTACTGCATCAAGTAGCCTCCAGAAGCCTCCATGCTGTatggaaagaggagagagcattGCTGTGGGGCATGAGGGTAATCAGGGCCTTCTCtgagggcctggagtctgctgcaCCAGGGGATGGGTGGGATGAGCCATGGGAGTCTGGTGGGATCCAGAGAATCCTGAGAGACTGAAGACAGAGCAGGTGTGAGTAGGGGTCTGAAGTGGCAGCTCCTTATCTAAGGACAGCAAGAATGGATGAGGGCATAGACCAGAGACCCAGACTGGGCATAACAGAGACGTAGAAGCAAATCAGGAAGAATCAGTGTACACAGATGGacagacaaggagacagaggacCACAGTGGCAGGAAAGAGTATCACTAGACTGGAAAGGGATGGAAAGTGAAGACAGAATCTTCAGGTCAGAgaggaacctggagcctggccTCAGGGAGCAGGTGTTGGCCCTCAGGGGTCCCTGGCAGCTGTGCCAGGAGGCTTCCACCTTCACTCACCCCCTCTTGCCAGAGCACACTGAGCATGGAAGCCAGAAACATACAGCCTCCCCAAGCACTGCTGGCAGATGCCGCCTTCAGAGTAAGACCCTGCCCCAGCCCATGGCACTCCCAAGCCTGGTCTTGCCCTCCCAGCCAGGGAGGGCAATCCCAGTCCCAGCTCAACAGGTGCCTGAAGGTGGGGTTGGGCAGGAGTCCAGagcaagcaggctctgggtcTTGCTATCATATGCTCTGGATTGCCAGTCCCTCCCTGAGCCCTCAACAACACCCCACCGATCTGCTCTGGACAACTTCAGACATTCACCAGACCTTGGGACTGGAGGCGATCTTGGAGAATTTAATCCCTGCCAGGACACACATTTTCTCTGCAGCCTCCCTGGCAAAGGATGCTCCATCTCCTGTTCATAATCTCCCAAGGACAGGAGGCTCACTACCTTTCAAGGAAGCTTACATAGCCTTGACTGCCCTTCAGGAAATCCTTGTACTGAACTAAAAGCAAGTACTTCTGATATCAGTGTTGTGTTCTCTTAAATACGtctttgcccctccaccctcctgcctctcaccacagcctcctctctcctccagaaTCCCCCGTTTGTGTTACAATGTGCTAGCCCTTACCTGCCCTACTTTTCCTTGTGAGGGTACGTGGGGCTGTCTGCATTGCCTTCCTTGCTCTTGATAAGCCCTCATGCTCTGATCAGCCCATTTTCCCCAAGCTGGAACCCTGTCATACCCAGCATCTCTAATGTGGGGAGGCACCCCCAGCAGACGCTTCACACTCACAGCACAGGGAAGGCCCCACCCTTCTGCTCAGCACCTAAGGGCTCCAATGAGCAACCTCTGGGGAAGCAACTGGTGCACAGAAGACCCAGGGATTTGCAGTCAGACAGACTTAGTCACTGTGACCTGGACAAGCCACTTGGCTTCCCAGAGCCCTTGCTTCCTCTCTGTAGAATGTAGCTGTGTTCCCTAAATCATAATAATACCTGCTATTGGGTTTTGTTTGGGTATGGGTTTGTGTAGTCATTATGGACCAGACATTTGATACCTTTGCAGCAtgattatcaccattttacaaatacagaaatCGAGACTCAGAGCATTAAGGAGCCTGTGTGGAGCTGGGACACTGAGCGCAGTTTTGTCTGACCACACAGGCTGTGTTCCTAACCAGTGCTGGTCCCAGTATTGTGATCAGGCACAAGGCAGACCAGAGGCAGGAAGCGCTGAGGCATCTCAGGGGGGAAGGGCAGTCTCATGTGCAGTGGGAGGTGGTTGGCTAATGAACGCTAGACCCCAGAGCAGCACTTTTGAGGGTCGCAGGCTCTGCAGGGGCTTCTGCTAGGCATACATTCTCCTGGGGctagggaaagaaaaggggaaaggggccagcatttattaaatacctcCTGTGTGCCCAGTATTTCACAGGCATTGTTTCATGTAATTCTCCAAGAAGCAAGTTATTTCCACTGTATCGACAAGGgcactgaagttcagagaagagaaatgactTACCCAAGGCATTGGATAAGTTGGTGGCAGCGGGATCCCAATCTAGGTCTGCCATATCGTAAAGTGCCTCTACCATACactgcttgggggtgggggaggatcaCAAGCCAGGACCACCCAAGTCTCTCCTCTGGGGATAGAGTCTGCCCTAAGCTTTTCTGATTCCCCCAGTTTGGGCCCCAGGATTTCCAGGAGTCCAGATTCTGAGACTTCCACAGTCAGATTCTGAGCTACAAGGTGGTAGAATCTGAGTGGGAAATAGTGATTCCTGTTCTCGGTCAAGAGGCCATTCTACTGTGGATTCCTTTATATCTGGAACAATCCCTGACAgagtcttctctgttttctgaatTACAAAAGTaacccatgttcatcagagaaatttcATAGACatagaaaggtagaaagaagaaaataattaccaTTCAGTTCCTTCGATGTCACTAATGGCTTCTAGATGTTTCTCTCTAATTATTCTGTGTGTAAATGatagtgtcttcttttttcttatctcatTCATATCACACTTTACATACAATTTTATTGTGACAGATGCTACTTGGTtgactctccatttcccccttcttCGCTCTCAGAACCACATTCTTGCTGCCAATGATTGTTTGAGGCAGTCAATACCTCATGAATGGTCCAAGCCCAAATGACAGcgctatttcttcctttcccagaaTCCCTTTTAGTGAGGTGCAGTCACATAATTTGGTCCTGTCCAGTGCAACACAAGGGAAACTCAGCTGAGGAGTTTTTgtgaaaaaatttcttttcctaaCAAAAGGGATAGAATGACAGTGATACAACCCCTCCCCCTAAAACTCCCTTCCTATCGCCATGAATACAAATGCCATGTCTGCAATTGGGCAAGTCATCTTGAGACTGTAAGGAAAACGCTCAGAGAATCACATGGGTTCTCCCACTAACACTATCCAGCTGTGAACTAATATGAGTAATGTCTTGCCTCAAGACTTCTTGTtcggtgaagaaaaaaaattcctttatgtCTAAACCACTGTAAGTTGGGGTTTCTGGGGTTTGTATGCAAATCCTAATGGATTAAgtatctatcttttaaaaaacttaatattaTTTGCTAACCCTTTTACCATCTACCCATATATTCTTTGTAACCATTATTGTCAAGGAATTATTCACCTATTGTTGGATATGTAGTTttagtcccattttttttttctattatagatGATACCAAACTGTATATCACCATAATATATTGGTTTCCTGGCACAAGAAATTTGTTGAGTTGAGTTAGTTACAAAATAGAAAGACactagtttaggggcacctggtggctcagttggttaagtgtctgactttggctcaggtcatgatctaatggtctGCAAATTTGCATCCCatgtcaagctctgggctgacagcttggtgcttggagcctgctttggattctgtatctccctctctccctgtccctcctttgctcacactctgtctctctctctcaaaaataaataaacatttttttaaaaatttaaaaaaaagagacgcCTGTTTAAGACTTTTCATTCCCAATCAAGATGAAGTAACAGAGACCAGAATTACTGTCCCACCTGTAATAACTAAAAACCtagacaaaatacatgaaataatgttttccaaGACATTGGATGTCAGGCAACAAAGAACAGTGATTTTGACAGAGGAAAAGCAATGGGTCCAGCCCTGCAGTTGTCCCAGCTTACTGCTCACAAAGTTACCAGGCTGCCACAGGAAGTGAGGACATAGAGGAAGCTCATGGTTTCCCTGGACAGAAGAGATAGAGTTGAGAGTCTGGGTGGCTGCCATAGACTGAATGTTTGGGTACTCtcaaagttcatatgttgaaatcctaacccccagtaggatggtatctggaggtgggatctttgggaagtaattaggtgaTGAAGGTGGAGCTCTCATGATGAGAGTAATGCcctattaaaagagaaagagacaggagatTGTTTGTGTCCACCATATCAGGACACAAGGAGAAAAGACCTATTTATAAGCCAGCAAGAGGGCTCTCACCAAGAACCCAACCATACtagcaccctgatctcagactttgagactccagaactgtgagaaataaatgtttgttgtttaatccACCCAGTCTATGCTACTCAGTTATAGCTGTCCAAACTGAGTGAGACGGAGGCCAAGGTGCTAGAGTTCACAGAGCAGAGTACTAGGAAAAAGAGAGCTCTGGAGGTCTACATAGGGTCCTGTGCAAGTCTCAGATGAGCACTGATTAGTGTATATGTGTGAAGAAAGCATCagaggatggggaagggggaagacaaATGGAAAGGCTAGATGGAACCATTCTCGGAGCTCTCTCAGGGCCAGAGATATTTCCTGTTCTCATTTGCTGGACTAAGTGCTGCTCTGGTCTTGCCcaacaaaacttaaaaccaaaattCAAGAGAATCAAACTGTCTACAAGTAACTTGACTACATCCTAGAAAAGCAGCCTGAGAATATTCATCAGGAATTCAAAAATATCTGACACTCAGTAAGGTAAGATTCAAaatgtctggcatccaataaAAAGTTACCAGGAATGTAAT comes from the Acinonyx jubatus isolate Ajub_Pintada_27869175 chromosome C1, VMU_Ajub_asm_v1.0, whole genome shotgun sequence genome and includes:
- the LOC106970168 gene encoding LOW QUALITY PROTEIN: olfactory receptor 2A12-like (The sequence of the model RefSeq protein was modified relative to this genomic sequence to represent the inferred CDS: inserted 1 base in 1 codon), with protein sequence MMQETNQSFVAEFILLGFSFNPSTTPLLFSAFLITYLLIILGNGLITILICLDSHLHTPMYFFIGILSILDVGYTTTTVPQMLAHLASQKKTISFASCVAQMYIFLVLGIMESWLFAIMSIDRYVAICHPLRYKVIMSPWLCGVMVIFCGLWGVISALVYTVFAMHLPYCGSNKINHFFCEVPAVLKLACADTSVNDRVDFILGFTVILVPLSLILVIYVNIFIAILRIRSAQGRLKAFSTCASHITVVTMFCVPAMVMYMKPGSEAFLEEDKKLALFYNVISAFLNPIIYSLRNKDIQRAFLKVTSWGRAFQGRXSWGTEKQDS